The nucleotide sequence CACGGGCGCGGTGGCCAGCGCGCCGCCCGACGGCTATACGCTGCTGCTCGCCCCGACCTCCCACACCATCAACCCCAGCCTGTACAAGAAGCTGCCCTATGACACCGTGCGGGACTTCGCCTCGGTGATCTACGTGGGGAACTCGCCGGGGCTGGTGCTGGTCGTGGGCAACCAGGTGCCGGCGCAGTCCGTACAGGAACTGATCGAGCTCACCAAGAAGCCGGGCGCCTCCGTGGCCTACGGATCGGCCGGCAACGGCAACCTGCTGCACCTGGCGGGCGAATACTTCAACCGCGCCACGGGCGCCCGCATGCTGCACGTGCCGTACAAAGGCGCGGGCGCCATCATCGCTGGACTGTATTCAGGCGAGATCCAGGCCGCCTTCCTGGGTCCGCCCCAGGCGGCGGAGCTGATCCAGGGCGGCAAGCTGCGCGGCCTGGCCGTGACCAGCCCCAAGCGCATCCCGCAATTGCCGCAGCTGCCCACCATCGCCGAATCCGGCTTCCCGGGCTACGACTTCGACGGCGGCATCCAGGCGGCCA is from Bordetella bronchialis and encodes:
- a CDS encoding Bug family tripartite tricarboxylate transporter substrate binding protein, with amino-acid sequence MKRLLAAFLASTAALLATPGAAAGDYPDRPIRLIMPFSPGGPTDMVARVLAQHAGQRLGQTIIVENRPGANGIIGTGAVASAPPDGYTLLLAPTSHTINPSLYKKLPYDTVRDFASVIYVGNSPGLVLVVGNQVPAQSVQELIELTKKPGASVAYGSAGNGNLLHLAGEYFNRATGARMLHVPYKGAGAIIAGLYSGEIQAAFLGPPQAAELIQGGKLRGLAVTSPKRIPQLPQLPTIAESGFPGYDFDGGIQAAIYAPAGTPPAILAKLNEAFNAVLKEPEIRDRFATLALDIAGGPPSVLDKQVATRMALYAGLVRQAGIEPE